In the genome of Anabaena cylindrica PCC 7122, the window CTACTCCCTTATAAGGTCGCAGCATACCTAAATTGAGGTAAACTTTTCCTGTTAACGGTATTCCTAAAGCTTTTCTGGCTTCAATTTGAGGCATGGAATTCCCATAAAATTCGCTATAGTGACCATGTGGAATCACATAAATTTTGGATTTGTCAAATTTATAATTTTGGATATTTTCTTGTAGTGCTAAAGAATGATGAATAATTATTCCATCTGCTAGATTAAATAAATTTTGTTGTATCCACTGTTCTAGTATAGGAAATTTAGAATCATGAGAGATGTAATTATGAATAGTCCAAATTACTTTTACCCCTGTCCATTTAGTAAATATAATGTCAATCAAAAACTTGATTGCATAAATTAATTTCGTGCCTAGATTTTTCCCCTTTAAATACGGATTCAGCCAATGAATATGTACAACGTTTATTTTCTGTATGCTTTTAATAGCTCTGTATATGGGAAAGATGCGACGATAACCGGAAGGAAATAATACTTCTATTTTTAGATTTCCTAAAGCATTAGATAAAAGTGTTTGATAGGGGTTATCTATACGGTAATCTGGCATCATCAAAACCCTCAAGGGTTCGGTATTATTACTATAACTCATTACTGTAACTCCTTGAGAAATCCATTCTGCACTAGATGACGAATTCCTTCCCTGTACATTAAATGTCTAATTTTCCCCACATAGTGACGAGATGGTGAACCGTTGATACCTCCTTCTAAATGCACATCATAAGCTTTTGGTAGCAGTTCTACTCCAAAACGAGAACTACACAAAGCATAAATAGTTTGTTCGATCCGCCAGAAATGTCCAATAATATCCGGTAAAGACAAAAATTCTTCTATCCAATCAAAATTTAATGATTGCTGATGAATTAAACCCAATCCTGAATTTACTCTTGCTGCTAAATCAAAACCAAGTTGGCTTTTTACAGTTTCTGGTTCTACAGTGTAAGCACTATTTTCATCAGCATTTAGTGTATTAAGTTTATAATCTGGGTTTTCGATCCGGTTGAGTAGTTCTGTGGGTTCCTGAAAAAAGAGGATATCACTATCTAGGAGTAATAAGCGATCGCTCTGCAAATAGGCAGCAAAATCAAATACTTTAGGTGAAAGATGATTAGTTTTGCGAAACTCTAAACAGAGAGGGTAGGATGAAAGTAAGGGTAAAACTTTTTCGTCAGCTTGTTTTCTGTCAATAATCCGTGCATCTGGAAAATGATGCTGTAAAGTTGTAATATTGTCCTGAGTTAGAGTTCCATCATCATGAACACACAAAGCGTATTGACGCTGAGAATAATGATAAAAAGATTTTAATGCCCAGATTAAATTTAGCCAATCATTAGCAGAAGTAAGAACATGAATTTCGCAAACTCTGTTAGATGTGTTAATAATTGGATGAGAATTCAATATATTTTTTCTAACTCTATCTCTATAGTAGGCTGTGACAAATCCATACTGATACTTTTTT includes:
- a CDS encoding glycosyltransferase; this translates as MSYSNNTEPLRVLMMPDYRIDNPYQTLLSNALGNLKIEVLFPSGYRRIFPIYRAIKSIQKINVVHIHWLNPYLKGKNLGTKLIYAIKFLIDIIFTKWTGVKVIWTIHNYISHDSKFPILEQWIQQNLFNLADGIIIHHSLALQENIQNYKFDKSKIYVIPHGHYSEFYGNSMPQIEARKALGIPLTGKVYLNLGMLRPYKGVERLLKVWLENPEFLQESHLLIAGKALDESYLQKLTQLAANTQRVIFHPDFVEDSRVHLFFSAADVVVLPFEKILTSGSLILAMSYNKPIIAPRTDGIAETLGKADWLLYEYQDPQGLWKSLKDSNQIDLEKLSEIVKQECAKLSWNDIGIKTSVIYSHSLRS